gttaaaaaaaaatcaaaatagtgTAAATGGATGCACATCAATTGAGTATTTTCAATACTTTAGAACAAGCATCAGAAAAAGCAAAGCATACAAAACCACCAGAATGCaaacatatcaaattttgttTGCATCACAAATTCTCTAATTTTACTTAGTTACTGGTTGAGTAAAATTACTCAATTAGTTTATCAGTACTCAATTAAAGCAACTAAGAAACAAGTGCTAAGATAAATCACCCTATAGAAACACACACTAAAGCAACATGATTACAAATTATGAGTAATCCCTTACCTCTAAGTGAAACTTGTATTTGATACCGAAAGGTCTGGATGCGGGAAATTTCTACATCATTGTGAAAACCAAAAATAGAAAACAGGCTAGTTAGTATCAAGACCCAACAGAAAGTGGTTATTATGAACATATGAACACAATTACCTTTTCAGCATACTCTTCGCCAAAACTAATCCAGTAAACACTGTTCCCAAATTCCATGCCATCAGCTGAGGATAGGAAAGTTTGAGAAAAAAGGCATGTAGCTTTATCGCAAGTACAGTTAGACCAAAATTAATCAAAATATAGGCCCGCCAGTGAAAACAGTGACCTACTTTCTCTAAGCCTTTTGATGATGACATTAGCATCAGGCATTGTCCCAATGAAAACTCCTCCAGGACGAAGTAAAGCAGATACATTAGCTAGGGCTTGTCTTGCACGTGCTTCAGTTGACCATGAGTAATGTAACGCAAACTGGAAAATACAAAGAGAACTTCAAATTTTGGAAAGTGCCGAAGCAATTCAAAGGAGATAACTACATAGCTCACTATAATCACTCTCATTTAATATTTAGATATTTTTAGGCTTTATCAGTTAATACAGAATAAAGCCACCGTTGTTACATTTTATTTGCTCTGTCTGAACATTTAATGAATCAACGATCCTTTCAGTTTCAACatctcatgaaaaaaaaattctattgcTAACTGTCAATAGTGAATGTACTGAAAACATGTGTATTTAGAGAAAATTCAAAGAAATATAAAATTCCACTAGAAATTACCAAATAATCAGTCACACacacaacaacaaaaacaatGGACCCAAATAAGAGCACATAGCTAGGAAATATAAAGGTAGGTCACTCACCTGGCAGCTACATATGTCAAACGGAGCATCCTCATATAAATGCTCATCCAAACGAGCCTAAggaatacataaaaaaaactagtcaCATTATTATAACAATGGAAGAGAATTTAGAAGTGAAGGGTGAAGCATGTTCTTCGTGGAGCAAAAACATAGGGCAAAACAACTGCCATTAGCAAAATGTATGAATATGTTAACAAGACTATGAAAATGCATACAGCTTGCATATGATTTGACACAACTCCACAAAGTGTGCTTGTACTTTGGGGGAAAAAATCCAAGGCACTGTGCTAATAACATTCTCAGCATGTTTGTGCTTACAAAGTataataacaatataatatcACATCTGGTTATAGCAAATCAGGTGTGTTGCAGCATTTAATTTCTGTTTTACCTCGTAACAATCAGCACAAATAAGCCGTGCAGGAAAACTGAACTTCTTCCTTCGTTGTTGATCCGTATCACCATTATAGCGAGTCATGCAATCTTTTATCTGAAATTGTAATGTCATTTTTTTCGtggtccaaactccaaagtaaTGCAAATACATCAATAAGAGCATTCAATCTATTATTGCCTACTTGAGACCTGGAAGAACAGAAATAATTCACTAAAAAGCAAAAGAGAGTATTCAAGATTCTTAGGACTGAAATGATACAAACAAAGATGAAGTGGAATATAGATTGAATATAtgcacacacacttccaagcttcaGACAGTCTTAAGTGTCTACGAGAAAAATACAGTATGTGTTACATATACAACTACACCAAATCACCAAATGGTGCCATCCTACCTAGGCAGAAAAGCAAATACAGGGTATGCATTGCCAAGAATCATAAGCAGACAAATAATTCATTGAACACCATATCATGTTATGACAATAAGTTGAATGCATATAGTACAGATGTCCCTTGATAGAAAACTAACCGAGCCTTCGGCGATATCAACTCCTACATAATATCCAACCTTGGCTTTGTCCCACTTTATCAAGTCGCCTCCCTGAGAATCAAAACAGTTGAAACAGGTTAACACTACTTTTACTAAAAAAGTCATTATGTTTCCAACCAATTCTCCGCATGCTGATCACCTTTCCACAAGCCAGATCAAGAACGCAGTCTCCGGGGTGTGCGTAGAGCTGGATCAGAACACTCTTAATCTGCCCACATCGAGATTGGAAGGGTTAAGCTCCGGACGGCCACTTAGCAAGTTGTACCAAACATCAATAGACATCTGAATTCGTCAAAGGAATTTAGGGGTGGACGGATAGGAAGGAAATACCCAGTTGTTGAGCTTCTTGAGGTGGATGATGGGGCTGTTCTCCCGCTCCTCGAGCGTCTGGTTCGACCTCGCGCTGTAGTGGTCCGCCAcccgccgcgcgctgctccgCTCCTCCGAGTACCCATGCCCCCCATACCCTCCGCCGCCTACCCCCCAAgaaaaaaaacgccaaaacccTAGTTAGCTACCACCCGCAGCATCGGTTTTGGCTGGATTGAGGGGTTGATTTGACGAGAGGgttggtggagaggaggagtgAGTTACCTGCGCCGTACTGGCGCTTGGGGGcggaggcgaaggaggaggagggctcgTCGCGGGGCCGCTTGTTCAtgccgccggcgatcgccgccgccgccgcctggattggaaggaggaggaggggtttcgattcgattcgattcgattcggctcggctcggccgcCGCTCGGTCGGCTCTGCGTCTGCGTCTGTGTCTCGAAGAGGTTTGGCTTGGGCTAAACGGGGTCAGGTGTGGTCGAgtggtggcgtggcgtggcgtggcggtgTTCTTGTTAAGCTCGGGTTCGGTGGATTGGGGGGAAGTTTTGGAAGATGACTGTGGCTGTGTGTAGTGTTCTCTCGTGTTTCAAATAAGGTTGAAATGTAACCAGATCTCAGCGTCACATCACATGATTAGATTAGAGGACTCCATGTAAGTTTGAATTGTGCAATGTTTAACCTGCAGTTGTGATGGCATGCATGGCGAGATTTTCTTCAGTTGACAGTCTTTAAGATTTCTTTCCCAATCTTGATGCTCAGTTTATAGATCCAATGATTTGaaaaattctctctctctaacaAACTTGTTTCTTCCTTTACTAAATACTGCGTAGTACTACTAGCTAAATACCCATGCTCTGCTATGGTTAAGTATGAATTATACGCATGCAAAGGCTAGTATatttcattatattattaaaaaaatgaattatacCTATGCTACTATTGTTTGGAGCAAATTAATTATGAGGTGTCTAGAACAACTCATTTCCGCATATATCTTTGCATAataacttgagatgaaatgaTGTAATATGCACAAGAATGATTTTGTAATATGAAAGTGCATTGAGTAGTtgataaacaaaatataaaatagagtaTAGAACAAAGTTGGTTGATTCACGTGCCACCATAATTGTTCCCTTTTGGAAGAGTATAGTAAACAAATATTATTCATCTACCAAATATTGAATTATGATAATTTTCATATAGTGATGGAGAAGATACTCTAGTGATACAGGCATTTAAAATGAATGTTGCCAGCATAACCATTTGTACAAAGCAATTGATGACATAATGATTTTGTGTATCCCTTGTCCATAATGGAATTGTACCATTTCAATATCTTTCGcttataatatgtttgttccaaaagttttcaaatgtatACACATGATTAGTCATTTCTTCATGTTCTTCGCTTAAAAAACTTAGGCTTTTCCGAAACAATGTAAGATGACTAAAACAATAGTCCAACCACTTCTTTTAACACCTTGTAATATTTTCAATGCACTTGTTTTGATGGGATATCTTTTCAATGCATTTCCAGCAAAACCGTTAATATAGTGGCATTTGCAGTCAGTATTTTTACAGCTcctctattttattatttttcatttttatgtgAGGGTGTGAAGCCCTACATTGTATAGTATGGTATACATCTTATGACTATTCAAGAGTAATGGAAGAGATCAAAATTTCATAAGTATAATAATAGCTCATTTGAAACGCATTAATAGGTAAACACGGGAATATGATGTCACACCCCATAGAATCCTATATGATTCTAAAACATAGGAACACTAGGCGTGCTGCCTTTGGATAGTTCGCAGTGATTAAACACTAGCGTAAAGTTCATCCTCACTAAATGTAGTTAATGTTATTCCTCTCTtctatcattaagccatatcaccttAATTATTTCTTGCCCTTAGATGATTgatctatggtctaaattatgTTTCTCTTATAAAGCCATATCACCTTAGTTTTGTCTTTGGATGATTAATATATATTACCTTCTTTGTTTTCATTCTCTCATTGATCCATATAGCCTTACTTTTGTTTTTGAACGATCaattcatatataattaaaactGATATAAGCCACACTATCTCAATTGTTTATAGCTTTTTAATAGTAAATTagatataaaagttatataaaaTATAGCTATCTTACATGTTATttctactaatatcatacaAAATTCCTGCAACAATGCGCAGTGTTTCATCTAGTTTCAAAGAAACTTGCACGTGACGCGATAGAGGGAAAAACTAGATAGTGCATTGGACtttcaaagggaaaaaaagttttAGCGTATGTTCACTTTTCTATGGAATTGGGGGGCATAGAAGGTCATTTCATAGGATTTATTTGCATCATATTCCTTTGTGTGCAAAGGGCCTCACATGGTTTTATTTCTAAGAGTTTGGATCTTCCGAAACTCCCATAAAAATCCTTCAATCGAAAGGAGACCTAAACCTTCTCATTCCATCACCCATCTCAAAACGTGCACTTCCCGTAAAAATCCTTCAATCGAAAGGAGACCTAAACCTTCTTATTCCATCACCCATCTCAAAACGTCCGCTTGTTCTCCAGCATACTGACCTCACGCTTGATGAAGAATAATGTTAAGGATGATAAACAGAATATGCACTCACATTTTGGTTCAATATGAAGGAGGTAACACCCAATCTAGTAAGGGAACCCAAAACGTAGGGCCATtatgaaacaaataaaatggCAGATGATGGATAATCGTGGGGTTTAGttaaatttatataatataaagctAACCAATAGCTTGAAAAAGTAATCAAAGCAATGTTGATGAAAAGTTTATTTAgagaaaacaaaattttcaaagcaTGGCATGAATAATCCGCTTGATACTCCGTAATCCATTATCTGCTTTTAGTTGAACGAACGGAACCTAACATGGATCGGGCATCTACTCATTTGTCATATCAAAGTGTAGATCCATTGCTATCGTCGTACTAGCAAAACCAATATAAATAGCCAAGACGATACAGTCGGGAAAACCGATAATACAACATAAAACATACTACATGACATGCTTTACTCCAAGAATTACATCACATTGAATTGATATCATCACCTCCTCCATGTTAGAGATACCTACATGTGGTGAAGAAAAATGCTATATAAACCAAAGACGTGCTTTGTTTAACGCCATTGTTagctttatcctttttttttcaaacgacAAGATTTAACCATTGACAAAATTCTCATAATGTTGTTGTTTGAATTATTATCAAATTATCTGATATGATTGACTAATTGCTAGCAAATTATCAAATGTGTGCCAAATAATTTGGTATCACTATTCTTGATCCTGTTATGTAGTCAATAAagctctctcccccccccccccccggcaaaaaagagaaaatcaaaTGTGTGCCGAATAATTTGgtaactttttctttttaccgtTCCAATCATTTTGGTACAGTTGATTTGTGGGATTTAAAGCTTGAACCTTCATCGGAGATCAGTTACATACTTCAGTAGCGCCTCTCCTCTACCGTCACAAAATGCTGAGAAAAACGAACCGTAGACCAGGCCACAGGGCAAGTCAGCAATCCACAAGAACGATACCAAGGGCTCGTTTGCAAATACTCAGAAACACAAGGGCCCCCAAAAGGGGAAATTCGTTAGCCGGTAAAATGCAACCCCCCAAAATAAAAAccacatcacaattcacaagtaGTACTCCATTCACCAACACAACTCCCAAACTCCTCTCCTCCAAAAGAGATAGACTCTGTCCCCCGTCTCCGTCTCTCTCCCCATAAGAGGCGAGGGCGGAGGAAGGCTTTACGAGCAAACCAGGCCATTACACCCCCAAAAactaagggagagagagagagaaagagagaaaggcaAAATACACAGGAGGAGGGGAcacacgcctccgcctccacctcctcccgaGGCGATAGCgagctcgcctccgcctccgcctccgccgcgccgccccgccgacgacgaggaggaagaggcgacgccaccgccgccgccgcaggaggaggaggaggcgacgcccgTGGGGAGCTCGCGCGACGCCGGATCTCGCGATCTGAGGGGCCCCCGCGCCAATTCCCCCGCAGGTGCGCGCGCGCTCCACCCCCCACGATCCGCGGCGGGGCTCGATCCCGATTGGGTTCGTGGTTCATTgcgtttggtttggtttggattttttgttttttttgaccTGCTCTCCTCTGTGCTTGGAATTAGGGTTTtgcggcggtggagacggagATGAGCGTGGAGAGCCCTGGAGGAGCCCCCgggagctagggtttcgcgCGACGGGACCGGGACGACGGCCGCCCCGACAAGCTCCTAGGTCTTCCATGGGAGATGGAGGTGTCGCGTGCGCCGTCCCGCCGCAGCGTGCAGTGGAGGGCTTCCGCGCCGGGGGCCTCGTGAGGAGACCAGGGGGAGGAGAAGCCATGCCGGACAAGGGGGAGAGGGGACACCACACCACCAGCAACAACCAccacagccacagccacagccaCCGGAAGCATCAGGCCGagctggaggaaggggagctGCTCAATGGGGAGGCTGACAACAGCAGCAGCCGGGACTTGGAGAGGAGCATGCCTCCCAAGAAGTGGCGGAAGGTGCTGGCTGCCTCCTCTGCTGCAGAGGTGGAGCCGGGGGAGATTGTGATGCCCTCCAAGAAGGCGAGGAGGAACGGGGAGCTCGAGAAGGGGGAGATTGCCCCCGAGAGACAGAGGAAGGACAAGTCTGATAAGAGTGGGAGGAAGTCGAATAAGGATGAGGTGGAACCAGGGGAAGTTGCTCCACCAGATAAGAAGCGGGACCGGGATCATAACAAGAAGCTCGGCTCGTCGGCTCAGGTACGCGATGACGGCAGCAAGAAGGGCTCCTCGTGGGATTCAGATGAGGAGCCAGGTGAGATTAGGCCAGAGAGCAGCAGCACTGGCAGTGCAAGGAAGAGCAGGGCAACAGAGCCTGAGAACAGCAACCACAAGCACCAAGCTGATACATGTGATCAAACAGGTTCTAAGAGTCGCAGGAAGGGAGAGGCAAAGAGTTCTGGCAGGCATTTGTCAGGAAGGAATCGTGACATCTCGCCAATGACACGGGATCGACATGAGAGGAGCCCAGGGATCTTGGGGCGCCATCCTCATGATCGCCTCCGCCATGACAGGAGCCCAAGCCGCTTGGAGCCCTCCCCACGGGACCGCGGTCGCCACTATGACAACAGAGACCGCAGCCCATACATTTCTCCACGCCACAGAATGCGCCCATCCCATTACAGGGATAACACACCGAGCCGTGGTGAGATGCACCATCACAGGGATAACACACCGAGCCGCGTTGATAGTTCTCCTCGGAGATCTCAGCACGAGGACTTCAGAGACCGAAGCCCACCTCGTCGTGATAAATCGCCATCTGAACGAGGTCGGACTACTGAAAGCCATGAAGCAGGCAAGAAGAGCAGAGGTGCTAAGCTTGAAAACAACAGCCTGGAAAAGGCACAACACAAAAGTAAATCAACAAAGCAATCAACTAAGTCTAAGAGCAGTAGCAATGGAAGTAATGAGAAGATATCCAAGGAAAAGGCAACTGAGACCATTCAGTACACTGAgttgccaccaccaccccctctacccccgccgccaccacctcctccgccgccacccccgcctTTACCGCCTAACATGCCTCCTCCCCTGCCTCCACCACCAGAACCTGAACTGAATGGAGCTCCTGCAGAAGATGTCTCAATGGAAGAAGACATGGACATCTGTGACACTCCACCTCACACTACTAGCTCAGCACCTGAGCCCACTGAACCACCCGCAAGCGATGTGGGGAAGTGGTTTTATCTTGACCATTACGGTATTGAGCAAGGACCTTCTAAGCTTGCTGACTTGAAGAAGCTGGTGGAAGATGGATATCTTCTTTCTGATCATCTAATAAAGCATGCTGACAGCAATCGGTGGGTGACTGTTGAGAATGCAGCTTCACCACTGGTTCCATCCGAATTCCCCTCAGTATATTCAGATGTCTCAACACAGCTGGTTAGCCCGCCAGAAGCCCCAGGTAATTTACTTGATGAAGCTCGAGAGGAGGCATCTGGTACTGACCATGAACAAATGAAGGAAGCTTGTGCAGAAGAGCAGGAAGATTTCTACATTGATGACAGGGTTGATGCATTGATGGATGGATCTATCATGGTGGATGGTCAGGAGCTTGAGATTCTTGGAGGTAAAAATGCTCCCTTGTCGTTTGAACCTGAGattcaaaatgttttttttttcccgttctCTTTTGGTGCCAATGGGCTAGCTCAATTTGGGTTTTTCTTCAGTTTGCTTGGTTATATCCTTTTTGGGGTTGCATAATTCTTGGTGGTATTGGTACACCCCTCGATTTCTTTGTAGGTTTGTAGAGGGGCGGGTGATGCTTCATCCGTGATTTTGCTGTTTAAACCTAATGGTGAGGTGTTTCATGCTGTCCACGTGGTTGGGCCCGGGTTTTATAAGGTGTATAGATCTTCTTTTGGATACAGTTTTTTCCGTTGCAAAATCTAGTAGCGCGGACCTTGTgttttcttggatttttttGTTGCATCTTTGTTTTGCATATGCACCCCCATGTATTTCTGTTTTTAGTTTGACTgtcatgaaaaaaaagtaaCGATTTCCACAAATGCCCTTcagatttatttatatatacatgtcTCCTTTTGGAAATTAATTATTCTTATGAGTTATGACATCACTTCGTgctctctcttcatctctcgGATTCATATTTTCTGGAACTCTGGATTGTTGGTGTGAAGTTAACCTGCATCTTtgacttcattttttttaaatataaaccTTTGATGAGTGTTAGAAGTGTAGAAATTCCAGAAGCTTtacaaataattatatttttgttatttggTTGTTCTTCAGAAGCCTTTTTTCCCGCAATTACTTCCACTTCCTCATGGTTGTACTAATGTTGTCGCCTTCTGTCATTTGTAAATTGCAGAGCTTCTAAATGCACATTTTGAGCCAGTCAACTGGGAAAGCGAAGGTATTGAATCAGTTTTCTCTTCACTTGGTTTTAGGATTTGCTCTCATACACGTTTGAATTCTCAATACTAGTGTATGGTTTCCTTCAATTATGTAGATGCCATTCATCTCTTAGGCAGAGTAactgtattcttttttttttaatttctaaagcTTAATCAGTTAATTGAGCATAATATTTCCTTCAGATAAAGTTTAATGTGTTCTTTCGTGAATATGATGTCATGATACCATAATTAAGTTTCTTTTTGTTACCCTTCATTCTGTTACCATTAACATGTTTTAAAATTCTTATGCTAGATCTTTCAAGGTTCCAAGTTAAATTGGAAAGAGATGATGGAACCAAAAGAAGCACTGAATTTCCAGATAGCAGGACTGCACACATTTATGGCGTTGTTCCTGCTGAGAGGGATACCTATCAGCCTCATATTGAGTCTAGTGAATGGTATTCTGGGAGATGGTCATGCAAAGGTGGTGACTGGAAGCGAAATGATGATTTCAGCCAAGATAAGCCTTACAGGAAGAAGCTTGTTCTCAATGAAGGCTATCCTCTTTGTCAAATGCCAAAAGGGAATCATGAGGATCCTCGTTGGGTCTGCAAGGATGACCTCTACTACCCTTTACGTGCTAAAAAGCTTGATCTGCCGTTGTGGGCATTCTCATCAACAGAAGAAAATGATGACACTGTAGATGATGCCAGTAAAAGTGGTGTTATGCCTGGGAGGTCAGGTCAGACTAAACAACCTCCTAAGGGAGTGAAGGGGACAACGCTTCCTGTCGTTAAGATAAATGCCCGTGTTGTTAAGGACCAATCCTCTTCTGAACACCGTATAAAGCCCAAAGTAGCTGATCGGCCACCTTCTAGATCTTCGCGCTCCCATTCAATTGGGACTGATAGGAGTTCTACCCATGAAGGTTCGTCTCATTCTAAGAAACATCATGAACACGATTCACAAAGTTTGCACAAGTCCAAGTCTGTTCCAAACATTCCAAAGGACCATGTATGTACTGTTGAAGAATTGTCAGTCAAAGTAGGTGACTGGTACTACCTGGATGGAACTGGTCATGAGCGTGGCCCATTTTCTTATTCTGAATTGCAAGAATTAGCTAAGAAGGGCACTATCCTTGAAGGGAGCAGTGTTTTCCGGAAGATTGATAACACATGGCTTCCAGTGCTTAAGGATTTAAAATCTGGTTGCTCTGCTCGGAATGGGGAGGCTGGAAGTTCTACCTCTGCTCTCACACACTCAAACCAGTCCAACTTCCACGAGATGCATCCACAGTTTGTGGGTTATACTCGTGGTAAACTGCATGAACTAGTCATGAAGTATTTCAAGAGCAGGGAACTTACTTTGGCTATAAATGAGGTCTTGGAACCATGGATTGCAACAAAGCAGCCCAGAAAAGAActagaaacatttttttctcacagtTCAGCTTCAAAGAATTTTGTGCAAGGTACTGTATCAGGTCTTGTCCAAATACAACTTATTCCCCTACCTTATGctgtaaaaattttcttctcaGCTATCATGACGCATGTCAAGAAGCAAGTTTATCTTTTCTTCGTCTGTTGCTTTCAAGTCATTCCAGTTGCACGATACACACTCTTTgctatatttcttttattctagtAATGCAATTGTTATCCTGGTCATTTATTTCTTCTGGCCTGCATTTTGATTTGTGGACCTTCTCATcaattctccttttcccttttgatTCATGTAGAGGATGGCGGGTCCACAAAAAGGGCAAGGTTGCTGCCTGATCAAAGTGATGAATATACTGATATGTCTGAGGACATTCTTGCCAGTCAGAAGGATGATTGTTGTTTTGAAGACTTATTTGAGGGGGCTGCTCATGTTAAAGAAAGCCCTCTGAATTCCAGAACGGAAAGTGAAAGCTGGGGTTTATTAAATGAACATGTGTTAGCAAGAATTTTCCATTTTCTGAGGGCAGACGTGAAGTCACTTATTTCTTCTGCAGCTACCTGTAGCTGGTGGAACACTGCAGCCAAGTATTACAGGAGTGTTTGTAGATTCATTGATTTGTCTTCTTTGGGCCCTCAGTGCACTGATAATGTTTTCCACGACATCATGGTATGTTCGCTCATCTTTCTAACTTCAAGATGTTTCCTTTGTCATCTTCTAACTTTGGGCTCAAAATCATGTATCTTCCTTTCAGGCTGGTTATGATATGCAAAATATTAGAACACTTGTTTTAACAGGGTGTTCAAATCTTAGTTCTCTTGCCCTTGCGGAAGTACTTAAGCGTTTTCCGCACATATCATATGTGCACATTCAAGGTTGCAGTCAGCTAAGGGATcttaaaaacaaatttcagCATGTAAAATGGATTAAGAGCTCTTTGAATCCAGATGCATCATACCAGAAAATTAGAAGCTTGAAGCAGATAGATGATGGGAGCAACAGCACATCCAAAGCTGGAAGGATCTTGACCAGTCAGATGGGTGGTTCTGATGAGCTTGATGGCTATTTTGCTGATATTTCAAATAGAGAGAGTTCCACCCTTTCCTTTGGACAAGGGTTCTATAAACGATCAAAGTGGCTTGATATTAGAAAGTCGTCTGCGGTTTTGTCAAGGGATGCACAGATGAGGCGTTTGATGCAGCGGAAGGCCGAGAATAGCTACCGGAAGATGGAAGAGTTTGTCATCAACAAACTAAAAGAAATCATGAAGAGCagtagatttgatttttttgttcCAAAGGTACTATCGAAATCCTTTAATACAATTTTCTGAACCTTGATGTTTTGGTTGACCCTAATAATAGTTCACGGTACTTTATTTTCTATTCCAGGTTGCGAAAATTGAAGTTAGGTTGAAAAATGGATACTATGCTCGCCATGGCTTTAGTTATATCAAGAATGACATCCGTTCTATGTGCCGAGATGCATTAAGGTAAAGTGGGTCTAAATGAAATGAAGGCTTGCAAAGTAGTTGAATTTTATGTGATAATGTACTATCTGACATTTGATATGCCATTACAGATATAAAGGTCGAAGTGACTTGGGAGATATGAAACAGATTGTCGTGGCCTTCATCCAGCTAGCAAAGAAACTTGAGAACCCAAGGTTGATTTCTGATAGAGATGGGACAGCAGTTCAGAAGGACAGTTCTGACACGAGTCAGTATTCTTCAGATCTGAAACTCAAAAAGAAACAGAGTAAAACTACGTCAGAAAGAAGGGGAGCAAACTGGACTACTGCTGGAGCTGATCCGTCATCTCGTGCATTTGACCGTGAAATCAAAAGAAGTCTTTCTAAATTAAAGAAAAGGGATATCGATTCTGGTAGTGAAacatctgatgatgatgatggctaCTCTGAAGGTGATGAGACTGAGAGTGAAACTACTGTTTCTGATACAGAGAGTGATCTTGATGTAAATTCGGGAGCATGGGATTTAAAGGGAAATGGTATGAAGTTATTTGAATCAAGCGAGTCTTTGACGGATGATCGTGGATGGGGTGCTCGCATGACAAAAGCAAGCCTTGTTCCCCCAGTGACTAGGAAGTATGAGGTTATTGAGAAGTACCTAATTGTAGCAGATGAGGAGGAAGTACTGAGAAAGATGCGGGTCGCTTTACCTGATGACTATTCAGAGAAACTGCTCTCGCAGAAGAACGGCACTGAAAATTTGGAACTACCAGAGGTTAAGGATTATCAACCTAGAAAAGTACCTGGGGATGAAGTTCTTGAGCAAGAAGTGTATGGAATAGATCCATATACACATAATCTCCTACTTGAAATGATGCCTACTGAACTTGATTGGCCATCCTCTGACAAACATACCTTTGTTGAAGAGGTTTGTCCTGGTGAATAGCCATTTTAATTTCGTTTTTAGTTTACATGCAGGCCTAATTCTTTGCacttgtactattttttttttcactgcagTTGCTTCTGAACACCTTGAATAAGCAAGTGAGGCAGTTCACTGGTTCTGGAAATACTCCCATGGTTTACCCCCTTAAACCTGTAATTGAAGAAATCCAAAAGTCTGCAGAGGAGAGTGGTGACAGACGGACTTCAAAGATGTGCCTTGGAATGCTGAAGGCCATGAGGAACCACCCAGAATATAACTATGTCGCCTATAGGAAGGCATGCATTTCGTGATAACTAATCCCTGCATACCATCTTAACTAACTTCAgtctttttaactttttctctGCATTTTCTTTCAGGGTCTTGGAGTTGTTTGTAACAAAACGGGTGGATTT
The Oryza glaberrima chromosome 8, OglaRS2, whole genome shotgun sequence DNA segment above includes these coding regions:
- the LOC127782567 gene encoding histone-lysine N-methyltransferase ATXR3 → MGDGGVACAVPPQRAVEGFRAGGLVRRPGGGEAMPDKGERGHHTTSNNHHSHSHSHRKHQAELEEGELLNGEADNSSSRDLERSMPPKKWRKVLAASSAAEVEPGEIVMPSKKARRNGELEKGEIAPERQRKDKSDKSGRKSNKDEVEPGEVAPPDKKRDRDHNKKLGSSAQVRDDGSKKGSSWDSDEEPGEIRPESSSTGSARKSRATEPENSNHKHQADTCDQTGSKSRRKGEAKSSGRHLSGRNRDISPMTRDRHERSPGILGRHPHDRLRHDRSPSRLEPSPRDRGRHYDNRDRSPYISPRHRMRPSHYRDNTPSRGEMHHHRDNTPSRVDSSPRRSQHEDFRDRSPPRRDKSPSERGRTTESHEAGKKSRGAKLENNSLEKAQHKSKSTKQSTKSKSSSNGSNEKISKEKATETIQYTELPPPPPLPPPPPPPPPPPPPLPPNMPPPLPPPPEPELNGAPAEDVSMEEDMDICDTPPHTTSSAPEPTEPPASDVGKWFYLDHYGIEQGPSKLADLKKLVEDGYLLSDHLIKHADSNRWVTVENAASPLVPSEFPSVYSDVSTQLVSPPEAPGNLLDEAREEASGTDHEQMKEACAEEQEDFYIDDRVDALMDGSIMVDGQELEILGELLNAHFEPVNWESEDLSRFQVKLERDDGTKRSTEFPDSRTAHIYGVVPAERDTYQPHIESSEWYSGRWSCKGGDWKRNDDFSQDKPYRKKLVLNEGYPLCQMPKGNHEDPRWVCKDDLYYPLRAKKLDLPLWAFSSTEENDDTVDDASKSGVMPGRSGQTKQPPKGVKGTTLPVVKINARVVKDQSSSEHRIKPKVADRPPSRSSRSHSIGTDRSSTHEGSSHSKKHHEHDSQSLHKSKSVPNIPKDHVCTVEELSVKVGDWYYLDGTGHERGPFSYSELQELAKKGTILEGSSVFRKIDNTWLPVLKDLKSGCSARNGEAGSSTSALTHSNQSNFHEMHPQFVGYTRGKLHELVMKYFKSRELTLAINEVLEPWIATKQPRKELETFFSHSSASKNFVQEDGGSTKRARLLPDQSDEYTDMSEDILASQKDDCCFEDLFEGAAHVKESPLNSRTESESWGLLNEHVLARIFHFLRADVKSLISSAATCSWWNTAAKYYRSVCRFIDLSSLGPQCTDNVFHDIMAGYDMQNIRTLVLTGCSNLSSLALAEVLKRFPHISYVHIQGCSQLRDLKNKFQHVKWIKSSLNPDASYQKIRSLKQIDDGSNSTSKAGRILTSQMGGSDELDGYFADISNRESSTLSFGQGFYKRSKWLDIRKSSAVLSRDAQMRRLMQRKAENSYRKMEEFVINKLKEIMKSSRFDFFVPKVAKIEVRLKNGYYARHGFSYIKNDIRSMCRDALRYKGRSDLGDMKQIVVAFIQLAKKLENPRLISDRDGTAVQKDSSDTSQYSSDLKLKKKQSKTTSERRGANWTTAGADPSSRAFDREIKRSLSKLKKRDIDSGSETSDDDDGYSEGDETESETTVSDTESDLDVNSGAWDLKGNGMKLFESSESLTDDRGWGARMTKASLVPPVTRKYEVIEKYLIVADEEEVLRKMRVALPDDYSEKLLSQKNGTENLELPEVKDYQPRKVPGDEVLEQEVYGIDPYTHNLLLEMMPTELDWPSSDKHTFVEELLLNTLNKQVRQFTGSGNTPMVYPLKPVIEEIQKSAEESGDRRTSKMCLGMLKAMRNHPEYNYVAYRKGLGVVCNKTGGFGVDDFVIEFFGEVYPSWRWYEKQDGIKHIQNNSDDQAPEFYNIMLERPKGDRDGYDLVFVDAMHKANYASRICHSCNPNCEAKVTAVDGHYQIGIYTVRPIAEGEEITFDYNSVTESKEEHEASVCLCGSQICRGSYLNFSGEGAFEKVLMEFHGVLDRHSLLLQACEANSVSQQDLIDLGRAGLGTCLLAGLPGWLVAYTAHLVRFIFFERQKLPHEIFKHNVDEKRQFFTDINMDSEKNDAEVQAEGVLNSRLQNLTHTLDKVRYVMRCIFGDPKNAPPPLVRLTGRSLVSAIWKGEGSLVDELLESMEPHVEEDVLTDLKAKIRAHDPSGSEDIEGEIRSSLLWLRDELRTLSCTYKCRHDAAADLIHMYAYTKCFFRVRDYKTVKSPPVLISPLDLGPKYADKLGPGFQEYCKTYPENYCLGQLIYWYSQNVEPESRLTRARKGCMSLPDVSSFYVKSVKPTQERVYGSRTVRFMLARMENQAQRPWPKDRIWVFKSDPRFFGTPMMDAVLNNSPLDKEMVHWLKTRSNVFLG